One part of the Arabidopsis thaliana chromosome 1 sequence genome encodes these proteins:
- the PME7 gene encoding pectin methylesterase 7 (pectin methylesterase 7 (PME7); FUNCTIONS IN: pectinesterase activity; INVOLVED IN: cell wall modification; LOCATED IN: cell wall, plant-type cell wall; EXPRESSED IN: flower; CONTAINS InterPro DOMAIN/s: Pectin lyase fold/virulence factor (InterPro:IPR011050), Pectinesterase, catalytic (InterPro:IPR000070), Pectin lyase fold (InterPro:IPR012334); BEST Arabidopsis thaliana protein match is: Plant invertase/pectin methylesterase inhibitor superfamily (TAIR:AT4G03930.1); Has 2274 Blast hits to 2269 proteins in 274 species: Archae - 6; Bacteria - 470; Metazoa - 1; Fungi - 61; Plants - 1727; Viruses - 0; Other Eukaryotes - 9 (source: NCBI BLink).) — MAMIGVMEDSKLHEDMENDMLGDLTSRAREALALFISISLRDNTELNLVVPNGPSWLSHVDKKDLYLNDETLKKITDILVAKDVTGNYNIVNVAIAAAPQHSQKRFVIYIKTSIYVEIVVIGNMKSNLTLIADGQDSTIITFNLSSSNSKRTFNTATFASNGDGFIRVDMCFRNTTWPVKGPVVTLRVNGDMSIIYRCRVEEYQDALYPHKNRQCYREYFLMDTVDFICGNAAAVFQFCQIVHMDG; from the exons ATGGCTATGATTGGTGTGATGGAAGATTCAAAACTACATGAGGACATGGAGAATGATATGCTTGGT GACCTCACTTCTAGGGCAAGAGAAGCTTTAGCCCTTTTTATCTCTATTTCGCTGAGAGACAACACCGAACTTAACTTGGTGGTTCCCAATGGCCCGTCTTGGTTATCTCACGTTGACAAGAAAGATCTATATCTCAATGATGAg ACTCTAAAGAAAATTACCGATATTCTGGTCGCGAAGGATGTGACCGGAAATTACAATATAGTGAATGTGGCCATTGCAGCGGCACCTCAACACAGCCAAAAGAGATTCGTCATTTATATTAAGACAAGCATCTATGTTGAAATCGTTGTCATTGGGAATATGAAATCCAATTTAACTCTTATCGCTGATGGTCAAGATTCAACCATCATCACATTCAATTTAAGCTCTAGCAATAGTAAAAGAACGTTCAACACCGCAACTTTTG CTTCTAATGGTGATGGATTCATCAGAGTAGACATGTGCTTCCGAAACACGACATGGCCGGTGAAAGGACCAGTTGTTACCCTCCGTGTGAATGGTGATATGTCCATCATTTACAGATGTCGTGTCGAGGAATATCAGGATGCCTTGTATCCTCACAAAAACCGCCAGTGTTATAGGGAATACTTTCTTATGGACACTGTAGATTTTATTTGTGGAAACGCGGCGGCGGTTTTCCAGTTCTGCCAAATTGTTCACATGGATGGATAA
- a CDS encoding uncharacterized protein (unknown protein; FUNCTIONS IN: molecular_function unknown; INVOLVED IN: biological_process unknown; LOCATED IN: endomembrane system; Has 0 Blast hits to 0 proteins in 0 species (source: NCBI BLink).), with protein MVIAVVMVTVVGVVAICFGGDDGDGCSSDSAMVVGMVATVAVVVLVTTWRWWLRIAMMVMVAAHGGDGNYSVLE; from the exons ATGGTGATTGCGGTGGTGATGGTTACGGTGGTCGGGGTAGTAGCAATATG TTtcggtggtgatgatggtgatggttgTAGTAGTGACAGCGCTATGGTTGTTGGTATGGTGGCGACAGTTGCAGTGGTAGTGCTGGTGACGACATGGCGATGGTGGTTGCGAATTGcgatgatggtgatggttgCAGCGCATGGTGGTGATGGTAATTATAGTGTACTAGAGTAA
- a CDS encoding AAA-type ATPase family protein (AAA-type ATPase family protein; FUNCTIONS IN: nucleoside-triphosphatase activity, ATPase activity, nucleotide binding, ATP binding; LOCATED IN: proteasome complex, plasma membrane, membrane; EXPRESSED IN: 22 plant structures; EXPRESSED DURING: 14 growth stages; CONTAINS InterPro DOMAIN/s: ATPase, AAA-type, core (InterPro:IPR003959), ATPase, AAA+ type, core (InterPro:IPR003593); BEST Arabidopsis thaliana protein match is: regulatory particle triple-A ATPase 4A (TAIR:AT5G43010.1); Has 30201 Blast hits to 17322 proteins in 780 species: Archae - 12; Bacteria - 1396; Metazoa - 17338; Fungi - 3422; Plants - 5037; Viruses - 0; Other Eukaryotes - 2996 (source: NCBI BLink).) encodes MSDGDDAARRRTAAVTDYRKKLLHHKELESRVRTARENLRAAKKEFNKTEDDLKSLQSVGQIIGEVLRPLDNERLIVKASSGPRYVVGCRSKVDKEKLTSGTRVVLDMTTLTIMRALPREVDPVVYNMLHEDPGNISYSAVGGLGDQIRELRESIELPLMNPELFLRVGIKPPKGVLLYGPPGTGKTLLARAIASNIDANFLKVVSSAIIDKYIGESARLIREMFNYAREHQPCIIFMDEIDAIGGRRFSEGTSADREIQRTLMELLNQLDGFDQLGKGFNGADLRNICTEAGMFAIRAERDYVIHEDFMKAVRKLSEAKKLESSSHYNADFGKE; translated from the exons ATGAGCGACGGAGACGACGCTGCTAGACGCCGTACCGCGGCGGTGACTGATTACCGGAAGAAGCTCCTTCATCACAAGGAGCTCGAATCCCGTGTCCGAACAG CTAGGGAGAATTTAAGAGCAGCTAAGAAGGAATTCAACAAAACTGAGGATGATTTGAAGTCTCTTCAAAGCGTTGGCCAGATTATTGGAGAAGTACTACGTCCTCTTGATAACGAGCGAT tgATTGTTAAGGCAAGTAGTGGCCCTCGTTATGTGGTGGGTTGTCGTAGCAAGGTGGACAAGGAAAAGCTTACTTCTGGAACTCGAGTTGTCCTGGATATGACTACGCTGACAATTATGCGAGCCCTTCCTCGTGAA GTTGATCCTGTTGTTTATAACATGTTGCATGAAGATCCAGGCAACATTAGTTACTCAGCTGTGGGTGGTTTAGGTGATCAGATCAGAGAACTTAGGGAATCTATTGAGCTGCCTCTCATGAATCCTGAACTTTTCCTTAGAGTTGGGATTAAACCTCCTAAG GGTGTCCTTCTGTATGGACCTCCGGGTACTGGAAAAACTCTACTAGCTAGGGCTATTGCCAGCAATATCGACGCCAACTTCTTgaag GTTGTATCTAGTGCAATCATAGACAAATACATTGGAGAAAGTGCTAGGTTGATTCGAGAAATGTTTAACTATGCTCGTGAACATCAG CCTTGTATCATTTTCATGGATGAAATCGATGCTATTGGTGGACGCCGTTTTAGTGAAGGAACTAGTGCTGATCGTGAAATTCAAAGAACACTTATGGAGTTACTTAACCAGCTTGATGGGTTTGACCAACTTGGAAAG GGTTTCAATGGTGCCGATCTGCGTAACATATGCACTGAAGCTGGAATGTTCGCAATCAGAGCAGAGCGTGACTATGTAATACATGAAGACTTCATGAAg GCTGTGAGAAAGCTGAGCGAGGCCAAGAAGCTTGAGTCGAGCTCTCACTATAACGCGGATTTTGGGAAAGAGTAA
- a CDS encoding AAA-type ATPase family protein (AAA-type ATPase family protein; FUNCTIONS IN: hydrolase activity, nucleoside-triphosphatase activity, ATPase activity, nucleotide binding, ATP binding; INVOLVED IN: protein catabolic process; LOCATED IN: proteasome complex, nucleolus, cell wall, plasma membrane, membrane; EXPRESSED IN: 22 plant structures; EXPRESSED DURING: 14 growth stages; CONTAINS InterPro DOMAIN/s: ATPase, AAA+ type, core (InterPro:IPR003593), ATPase, AAA-type, core (InterPro:IPR003959), ATPase, AAA-type, conserved site (InterPro:IPR003960), 26S proteasome subunit P45 (InterPro:IPR005937); BEST Arabidopsis thaliana protein match is: regulatory particle triple-A ATPase 4A (TAIR:AT5G43010.1); Has 40322 Blast hits to 37808 proteins in 3315 species: Archae - 1523; Bacteria - 16702; Metazoa - 5215; Fungi - 3857; Plants - 3490; Viruses - 45; Other Eukaryotes - 9490 (source: NCBI BLink).) — protein MSDGDDAARRRTAAVTDYRKKLLHHKELESRVRTARENLRAAKKEFNKTEDDLKSLQSVGQIIGEVLRPLDNERLIVKASSGPRYVVGCRSKVDKEKLTSGTRVVLDMTTLTIMRALPREVDPVVYNMLHEDPGNISYSAVGGLGDQIRELRESIELPLMNPELFLRVGIKPPKGVLLYGPPGTGKTLLARAIASNIDANFLKVVSSAIIDKYIGESARLIREMFNYAREHQPCIIFMDEIDAIGGRRFSEGTSADREIQRTLMELLNQLDGFDQLGKVKMIMATNRPDVLDPALLRPGRLDRKIEIPLPNEQSRMEILKIHASGIAKHGEIDYEAIVKLGEGFNGADLRNICTEAGMFAIRAERDYVIHEDFMKAVRKLSEAKKLESSSHYNADFGKE, from the exons ATGAGCGACGGAGACGACGCTGCTAGACGCCGTACCGCGGCGGTGACTGATTACCGGAAGAAGCTCCTTCATCACAAGGAGCTCGAATCCCGTGTCCGAACAG CTAGGGAGAATTTAAGAGCAGCTAAGAAGGAATTCAACAAAACTGAGGATGATTTGAAGTCTCTTCAAAGCGTTGGCCAGATTATTGGAGAAGTACTACGTCCTCTTGATAACGAGCGAT tgATTGTTAAGGCAAGTAGTGGCCCTCGTTATGTGGTGGGTTGTCGTAGCAAGGTGGACAAGGAAAAGCTTACTTCTGGAACTCGAGTTGTCCTGGATATGACTACGCTGACAATTATGCGAGCCCTTCCTCGTGAA GTTGATCCTGTTGTTTATAACATGTTGCATGAAGATCCAGGCAACATTAGTTACTCAGCTGTGGGTGGTTTAGGTGATCAGATCAGAGAACTTAGGGAATCTATTGAGCTGCCTCTCATGAATCCTGAACTTTTCCTTAGAGTTGGGATTAAACCTCCTAAG GGTGTCCTTCTGTATGGACCTCCGGGTACTGGAAAAACTCTACTAGCTAGGGCTATTGCCAGCAATATCGACGCCAACTTCTTgaag GTTGTATCTAGTGCAATCATAGACAAATACATTGGAGAAAGTGCTAGGTTGATTCGAGAAATGTTTAACTATGCTCGTGAACATCAG CCTTGTATCATTTTCATGGATGAAATCGATGCTATTGGTGGACGCCGTTTTAGTGAAGGAACTAGTGCTGATCGTGAAATTCAAAGAACACTTATGGAGTTACTTAACCAGCTTGATGGGTTTGACCAACTTGGAAAG GTGAAAATGATAATGGCCACCAACAGGCCGGATGTTCTTGATCCAGCACTTCTCCGTCCGGGTAGGTTAGATAGAAAGATCGAGATCCCGTTGCCAAATGAACAATCAAGAATGGAAATCCTCAAGATCCACGCATCTGGCATTGCCAAGCATGGAGAAATAGACTATGAGGCTATCGTGAAACTTGGAgag GGTTTCAATGGTGCCGATCTGCGTAACATATGCACTGAAGCTGGAATGTTCGCAATCAGAGCAGAGCGTGACTATGTAATACATGAAGACTTCATGAAg GCTGTGAGAAAGCTGAGCGAGGCCAAGAAGCTTGAGTCGAGCTCTCACTATAACGCGGATTTTGGGAAAGAGTAA